A single genomic interval of Pyrus communis chromosome 5, drPyrComm1.1, whole genome shotgun sequence harbors:
- the LOC137735422 gene encoding auxin-responsive protein SAUR36-like, producing MAKFRGFKLGKRLCPVIRWFFVRTTRHEYTRLNPGSSSSACSYNPMSKLLTWGRKLSAGAKSLCCSKSGSGYKQLGQSPVEKNKPVTVPKGHLAVYVGQKDGDFQRVLVPVIYFNHPLFGQLLREAEEEYGYQHDGGITIPCPISDFERVKTRIAAGSGQRRLTWKRSATL from the coding sequence ATGGCAAAATTCAGAGGATTCAAGCTCGGAAAGCGCCTTTGCCCGGTCATCCGGTGGTTCTTCGTCCGTACGACCCGACACGAATATACCCGGCTCAACCCGGGTTCTTCCTCTTCAGCTTGCAGCTACAACCCCATGTCGAAGCTGCTCACGTGGGGCCGGAAGCTATCCGCTGGCGCCAAATCTCTGTGCTGCAGCAAATCCGGGTCGGGTTACAAGCAGTTGGGTCAAAGCCCGGTTGAGAAAAACAAGCCTGTTACGGTTCCGAAGGGACATCTGGCTGTATACGTGGGCCAAAAAGACGGTGACTTTCAGAGAGTTTTGGTGCCCGTCATTTACTTTAACCATCCCCTGTTCGGGCAGCTTCTGAGAGAGGCTGAGGAGGAGTACGGTTATCAGCACGACGGCGGAATCACCATACCCTGCCCGATATCGGACTTTGAGAGAGTCAAGACCCGGATCGCCGCCGGGTCGGGTCAACGGAGGCTGACGTGGAAGCGCAGCGCCACGCTTTAG
- the LOC137734789 gene encoding uncharacterized protein: protein MEEPKLQNLEEDDPKSQSLEEQANKALSLKEGSMSQSLEEDPTPQSLKEPKLQSLEKGDPKSQSLKEDSKSQNVEEGDSKSQSLKEGPKSLSLEENPKSLSLEEDPKSLSLEEDPKSLSLEGRDKIAFSELNENSLQFLDSIDGYLTLLDSLSWTLRQGWLQLASARHSMGESRVSSALLDLKSHNASTFLQVTQQSDTETEQIHHFTLRKWASSDNDNGAPLMNMNPQMRQRKDKDGSPPLLKAETDHQHQLQKERTKSLLMFGGLVSPKLRAAQLSFESALDALVEIANMRSLMLSTFYKVREELEAAKAK from the exons ATGGAAGAACCTAAATTGCAGAACTTGGAAGAAGACGACCCTAAATCACAAAGCTTGGAAGAACAAGCCAATAAAGCCCTGAGCTTGAAAGAAGGCTCTATGTCACAGAGCTTAGAAGAAGACCCTACACCACAGAGCTTGAAAGAACCTAAATTACAGAGCTTGGAAAAAGGAGACCCTAAATCACAGAGCTTGAAAGAAGACTCTAAATCGCAGAACGTGGAAGAAGGAGACTCTAAATCCCAGAGCTTGAAAGAAGGCCCTAAATCACTCAGCTTGGAAGAAAACCCTAAATCACTGAGCTTGGAAGAAGACCCTAAATCACTGAGCTTGGAAGAAGACCCTAAATCACTGAGCTTGGAAGGACGAGATAAAATTGCATTCtctgaattgaatgaaaattcatTGCAGTTCCTGGATTCAATCGACGGGTATTTAACCCTATTGGATTCACTGTCCTGGACACTCCGGCAG GGGTGGTTGCAATTAGCAAGTGCTCGACATTCTATGGGTGAGTCACGCGTGAGCAGTGCTTTGTTGGACCTGAAATCCCACAATGCAAGTACATTTCTGCAAGTAACCCAGCAATCTGATACTGAAACAGAGCAAATTCATCATTTTACATTGCGCAAATGGGCATCCTCCGACAATGACAATGGAGCTCCACTTATGAATATGAATCCACAGATGCGACAACGAAAGGATAAGGATGGATCTCCACCCCTACTTAAAGCTGAAACTGATCACCAACATCAACTTCAGAAGGAGCGGACTAAGTCACTGTTGATGTTTGGTGGTTTGGTTTCGCCGAAGCTACGGGCAGCACAACTCTCATTTGAATCTGCACTTGACGCGCTTGTAGAGATTGCCAATATGCGTTCTTTGATGCTTTCCACGTTTTATAAGGTCAGGGAAGAATTGGAGGCTGCCAAGGCCAAATGA